One stretch of Comamonas testosteroni DNA includes these proteins:
- a CDS encoding DUF1329 domain-containing protein encodes MKFVTAKTQLAAAVGLMVATSVWAKVPANEAEQLGKELTCVGAIKAGNKEGTIPEFTGKWVGAPAGVAHVQSSGKHPVDLYADEKPLFVITAENMEKYGDKLSAGQKAMFQKYSKTMQIPVYKGHRDFRYTDEVCTVLKKNALESEVVDNGMGVKGSFGAINFPIPKNGQEVIWNNLLPTRAYNEHIVRDMANVMSDGSIAWGRQENINLSLDNQPSNLGKPVEGVMAYTRTRTLAPEREKGGVTHSVEPVNFGKNKRLAWSYDPGTRRVRQVPEYGFDQPMAGTGGKMTIDSDRLFNGSPERYSWKLLGKKEMYIPANNYKIHQPTVKYADLLKPGHANPDFMRYELRRVWAVEGTLKDGFRHVYGKRVLFVDEDTGQAVAADMYDARGQLWQHAFINYYYSFDIKAWHAGTSFYHDLNSGGYMGYNLFQERPQGPVLNKGDLVPAMFTPEAARNAGN; translated from the coding sequence ATGAAGTTTGTGACAGCCAAGACTCAACTCGCAGCGGCAGTGGGTTTGATGGTGGCGACATCGGTATGGGCGAAGGTGCCGGCGAACGAGGCAGAACAGCTGGGCAAGGAATTGACATGCGTGGGTGCCATCAAGGCCGGCAACAAGGAAGGCACGATTCCTGAGTTCACAGGCAAATGGGTCGGCGCCCCTGCGGGCGTGGCTCATGTGCAATCCAGCGGCAAGCACCCCGTGGATCTCTATGCCGATGAAAAACCACTGTTCGTGATCACTGCAGAGAACATGGAAAAGTATGGCGACAAGCTCAGTGCCGGTCAGAAAGCCATGTTTCAGAAGTATTCCAAGACCATGCAGATTCCGGTCTACAAGGGGCATCGCGATTTCCGCTACACCGATGAGGTGTGCACAGTGTTGAAGAAGAATGCCCTGGAGTCGGAGGTCGTCGACAACGGCATGGGAGTCAAGGGTAGCTTTGGTGCGATCAACTTCCCCATCCCCAAGAACGGGCAGGAAGTGATCTGGAACAACCTGCTGCCCACGCGTGCCTACAACGAGCACATTGTTCGCGATATGGCGAATGTGATGTCCGATGGATCCATTGCCTGGGGGCGTCAGGAGAACATCAATCTGAGCTTGGACAACCAGCCCTCCAACCTTGGCAAGCCTGTGGAAGGTGTGATGGCCTACACCCGCACCAGAACGCTGGCTCCCGAGCGTGAAAAGGGCGGCGTGACCCACTCGGTGGAGCCCGTCAATTTCGGCAAGAACAAGCGCCTGGCCTGGAGCTACGACCCCGGTACACGCCGTGTGCGCCAGGTGCCCGAATATGGCTTCGACCAGCCCATGGCCGGCACCGGCGGCAAGATGACCATCGACTCGGATCGTCTCTTCAACGGCTCGCCGGAGCGCTACAGCTGGAAGCTGCTGGGCAAGAAGGAGATGTATATCCCCGCCAACAACTACAAGATCCATCAGCCCACGGTGAAGTACGCAGACCTGCTCAAGCCCGGTCATGCCAACCCCGACTTCATGCGCTACGAGCTGCGCAGAGTCTGGGCCGTGGAAGGCACGCTGAAGGACGGTTTCCGACATGTCTATGGCAAGCGTGTGCTGTTCGTGGACGAGGACACCGGCCAGGCCGTGGCAGCGGACATGTACGACGCGCGTGGCCAGCTGTGGCAGCACGCCTTCATCAACTACTACTACTCCTTTGACATCAAGGCCTGGCATGCAGGCACGTCCTTCTATCACGACCTGAATTCCGGCGGCTACATGGGCTACAACCTTTTTCAGGAGCGTCCCCAAGGTCCCGTCCTGAACAAGGGTGATCTCGTGCCCGCCATGTTCACGCCAGAAGCCGCCCGCAACGCGGGCAACTAA
- a CDS encoding class I adenylate-forming enzyme family protein, whose product MSDALVSMGEKIRSIRAQLTSPGAPFEVHQVTLSDGRSVAAYRNAFQNLAQVIDAGRAHGAAEFMVYGDDRWTFDRFFAAADALASRLQKQRGLKSGDRVAIAMRNRPEWAVAFAAIALLGAVPVPLNSFGLSSELMANLEDTRPVMLICDADRHARIREAIAQTAIKTVVVDGEGGDISWSELIAGGHDGFVPPQLSADEPALILFTSGATSRAKGVESTHRAVCQGIFNIDFIGAVAAMTSPDAIAAIMARQLQPTTLSAVPLFHVSGLHAQLLVSLRHGRRLIFIHRWEPEKAVELIRKEKVTQFNGAPSMVQQLIGLPGFELPESSGNLSGVGFGGAGLHPRLIDEVLAKFRGRMSGIGFGLTESNGVCAGSSGRMFEAHPRSSGVLSPIIEVRIADLDGTALPIGEPGEIWLRGVTLMERYCGDAEATAKAMQGGWFHTGDIGVLDDEGFLTIVDRIKDVINRSGEKIAAAEVEACLLQHEALEEAAVFSMPHEVTGEQVVAVVVGKSGSQVTPELLREFVAQRLAGYKVPGRIVVRAEPLPRNPAGKMLKASIRKECAHLLT is encoded by the coding sequence ATGAGCGATGCCTTGGTTTCCATGGGTGAAAAGATCAGGAGCATTCGTGCGCAGCTGACTTCGCCGGGCGCACCTTTTGAAGTGCATCAGGTCACGCTGTCCGATGGACGCAGCGTGGCAGCCTATCGCAATGCCTTTCAGAATCTCGCGCAGGTAATCGATGCCGGCCGGGCTCATGGTGCGGCCGAGTTCATGGTCTATGGCGATGACCGATGGACCTTTGACAGGTTTTTTGCAGCAGCCGATGCGCTGGCCAGTCGCTTGCAAAAGCAGCGCGGTCTCAAGTCCGGCGACCGGGTGGCCATAGCCATGCGCAACCGTCCCGAATGGGCTGTGGCTTTTGCTGCCATAGCCTTGCTCGGCGCAGTGCCGGTGCCTTTGAACAGCTTTGGCCTGAGCAGCGAGCTGATGGCCAATCTGGAGGACACCCGGCCGGTGATGCTGATCTGTGATGCGGACCGCCATGCTCGCATCAGGGAGGCTATTGCGCAGACGGCCATCAAGACGGTGGTGGTGGATGGCGAGGGGGGCGATATCAGCTGGTCGGAGTTGATCGCAGGCGGTCATGATGGCTTCGTGCCCCCGCAGCTGAGTGCCGATGAGCCTGCGCTGATTCTGTTCACTTCGGGCGCCACCAGCCGGGCCAAAGGCGTGGAATCCACCCACCGCGCCGTGTGCCAGGGCATCTTCAATATTGACTTCATCGGTGCAGTGGCAGCCATGACTTCGCCGGATGCGATTGCCGCCATCATGGCGCGCCAGCTCCAGCCAACGACCTTGTCGGCAGTTCCTCTGTTCCATGTCAGCGGACTGCATGCGCAGCTGCTGGTCAGCCTGCGCCATGGCCGCCGTCTGATCTTTATTCATCGCTGGGAGCCTGAGAAGGCAGTCGAGCTGATTCGCAAGGAAAAGGTCACGCAGTTCAATGGTGCGCCCAGCATGGTGCAGCAACTCATTGGTCTGCCCGGCTTCGAGCTGCCTGAGAGTTCTGGCAACCTCTCCGGTGTAGGATTTGGCGGAGCGGGCCTGCACCCGCGCCTGATCGATGAGGTGTTGGCCAAGTTCAGGGGGCGCATGTCCGGCATTGGATTTGGTCTGACCGAATCCAATGGCGTCTGCGCAGGCAGCTCGGGGCGAATGTTCGAGGCGCATCCGCGCAGCTCGGGGGTGCTGTCGCCCATCATCGAGGTACGAATTGCAGACCTGGATGGCACAGCCCTGCCTATCGGCGAGCCCGGTGAGATCTGGCTGCGTGGCGTGACTCTGATGGAGCGCTATTGCGGTGATGCCGAGGCCACAGCCAAAGCCATGCAGGGCGGCTGGTTCCACACCGGAGACATAGGCGTTCTGGACGATGAAGGCTTTTTGACCATCGTCGACCGCATCAAGGACGTGATCAACCGCAGCGGTGAAAAGATTGCTGCGGCGGAGGTCGAGGCCTGTCTGCTGCAGCATGAGGCACTGGAGGAGGCTGCTGTGTTCTCCATGCCGCATGAGGTCACGGGCGAGCAGGTCGTTGCCGTGGTGGTCGGAAAGTCCGGGAGTCAGGTGACTCCCGAGCTGCTTCGCGAGTTCGTGGCACAGCGCCTGGCGGGCTACAAGGTTCCCGGCCGGATCGTTGTGCGCGCGGAGCCTTTGCCTCGCAATCCTGCCGGCAAGATGCTCAAGGCATCGATTCGCAAGGAGTGCGCTCACCTGCTGACCTGA
- a CDS encoding DUF1302 domain-containing protein gives MKKLTPIAVAALLSLGMGAVQAGETIELGDGLKFDWRLNVSYGLGVRLDNSSPVLNTDGNNNFKKGALTANRLGAVWESKLSKGDSGFVLNASTFYDDVYHQRNDNKGPISTAGPVDEFNSAAKRYGGGYSRLLDTYAYTSFNMGETRATVRLGKQVVNWGESMYFANIAAAQGPSDAAKAASPGAEVKEILLPEDQISASLEVSPKLSLLGHYQFGFHETLLPAPGMYTSTSNALGPGASCLGVYNGATCRGLRRGTDIRPSSSGQWGIGGRYRVTDETEVGLYYLNYNDRTPSLVVNMNGAIPTGYQVRYFDDIKMLGTTVSTTFGKFSAFGEASYRKGTPVLNGNGVAVRGDVVQGNVGGIFNIGRTGIADDMSLAAEISGSRVISVADGSSTDNLSFKTRNSLVAGATLTLGYPGIFEGWDLSIPISYQSQLRGRSLVGTFGGGQSDSRLSIGATFVRKSNFSINVAYINYLGNPSADSLRARPLADRDQLSVTAKYSF, from the coding sequence ATGAAGAAACTCACTCCCATCGCAGTGGCGGCGCTGCTGTCCCTGGGCATGGGAGCGGTTCAAGCGGGGGAGACTATCGAGCTGGGAGATGGCCTTAAGTTCGACTGGCGTCTGAACGTGAGCTATGGCCTGGGTGTTCGCCTGGATAACTCATCTCCGGTGCTGAACACGGACGGCAACAACAATTTCAAGAAAGGTGCACTGACGGCGAACCGCCTGGGCGCAGTCTGGGAGAGCAAGCTGTCAAAAGGCGACAGCGGCTTTGTGCTGAATGCCAGCACCTTCTATGACGACGTCTATCACCAGCGCAACGACAACAAGGGCCCGATCAGCACGGCTGGTCCCGTGGACGAGTTCAACTCTGCTGCCAAGCGCTATGGTGGCGGCTACTCACGCCTTCTGGATACCTACGCCTACACCAGCTTCAACATGGGCGAGACCCGTGCCACGGTGCGCCTGGGCAAGCAGGTGGTGAACTGGGGCGAGTCCATGTACTTTGCCAATATCGCTGCGGCCCAGGGACCCAGCGATGCAGCAAAGGCAGCTTCGCCTGGCGCTGAGGTCAAGGAAATTCTGCTGCCTGAAGACCAGATCTCGGCTTCGCTGGAAGTCAGTCCCAAGCTCTCGCTGCTGGGCCACTATCAGTTCGGCTTCCATGAAACATTGCTGCCGGCTCCCGGCATGTACACCAGCACCAGCAATGCCCTGGGCCCTGGTGCCTCCTGCCTGGGCGTCTACAACGGTGCGACCTGCCGCGGCCTGCGACGCGGTACCGACATCCGGCCCAGCAGCTCGGGTCAGTGGGGTATCGGTGGTCGCTACCGCGTCACCGACGAGACGGAAGTCGGTCTGTACTACCTGAACTACAACGACCGCACTCCATCGCTGGTCGTGAACATGAATGGTGCGATACCGACCGGCTATCAGGTTCGCTATTTCGACGATATCAAGATGCTGGGAACGACGGTCAGCACGACCTTCGGAAAGTTCTCTGCATTTGGTGAAGCCAGCTATCGCAAGGGTACGCCAGTGCTCAACGGCAATGGTGTGGCGGTGCGTGGCGATGTGGTGCAGGGCAACGTGGGCGGTATCTTCAATATCGGTCGTACCGGTATCGCGGACGACATGTCCCTGGCTGCCGAAATTTCCGGCTCTCGCGTGATCAGTGTGGCCGATGGAAGCTCTACCGATAACCTGAGCTTCAAGACCCGCAACTCTCTGGTGGCCGGTGCGACCCTGACGCTGGGCTACCCCGGCATCTTCGAAGGCTGGGATCTGAGCATCCCCATCAGCTACCAGTCGCAACTGCGCGGCCGTTCTCTGGTCGGCACCTTCGGCGGCGGCCAGAGCGACAGCCGGTTGAGCATTGGCGCGACTTTTGTTCGCAAGAGCAATTTCTCGATCAACGTGGCCTACATCAACTACCTGGGCAATCCTTCTGCCGATTCCCTGCGTGCACGTCCGCTGGCCGACCGCGACCAACTGTCTGTGACCGCCAAGTACTCGTTCTGA
- a CDS encoding acyl-CoA dehydrogenase family protein, giving the protein MTMLLSQEQELLKDSAVAFLAQEAPVAQQRHLRDDKVEQGFDTQLWQQMVGMGWPVAVLPESHDGLAAGYLGMGAVFEAIGRNLSAQPLLSQAVIAPELLIRAGSAAQQAQWLPLLASGQARLALALDEKSGQHLSARLSTVAEQTGKGWCLSGEKAFVMDGVGANGFVVLAVSGEGAPGLWLVPADAQGVSIKPMSMIDSRNMARVQFDKVELSADMALVVRPAAQVLDEVLDRARACLAAESLGLLREVFDRTVTYLKERVQFDVQIGSFQALQHRAARLYVELELLESCVLAAFEAIDSGLEAKVPELVSVAKAKASDLCEKLCNEAIQLHGGIGVTDELDIGLFFKRARVLQRLLGDGGYHRNRFAQLKGF; this is encoded by the coding sequence ATGACCATGCTTTTGTCGCAAGAGCAGGAATTGCTCAAGGACAGTGCTGTTGCCTTTCTCGCGCAGGAAGCGCCCGTGGCCCAGCAGCGCCATCTGCGGGATGACAAGGTGGAGCAGGGCTTTGATACGCAGCTGTGGCAGCAGATGGTGGGGATGGGCTGGCCCGTGGCGGTGCTGCCCGAGTCGCATGACGGGCTGGCTGCGGGCTACCTGGGCATGGGCGCCGTGTTTGAAGCCATCGGGCGAAACCTGTCGGCACAGCCGTTGCTGAGCCAGGCCGTGATCGCACCTGAACTGTTGATTCGCGCCGGCTCCGCGGCTCAGCAGGCGCAGTGGCTGCCCCTGCTGGCCAGCGGGCAGGCCAGGCTGGCACTGGCTCTGGATGAAAAGTCCGGCCAGCACCTTTCAGCCAGATTGAGCACGGTAGCCGAGCAGACCGGCAAGGGCTGGTGCCTGAGCGGTGAAAAGGCCTTTGTGATGGATGGCGTGGGCGCCAATGGCTTTGTGGTGCTGGCGGTATCCGGCGAAGGTGCTCCCGGCCTGTGGCTGGTGCCTGCTGATGCGCAAGGCGTCAGCATCAAACCCATGAGCATGATTGACAGTCGCAACATGGCCCGCGTGCAGTTCGACAAGGTGGAACTGAGCGCCGATATGGCGTTGGTGGTCCGGCCTGCTGCTCAGGTGCTTGACGAAGTGCTGGACCGAGCCCGGGCCTGCCTGGCGGCAGAGTCTCTGGGCCTGCTGCGTGAGGTGTTTGATCGTACGGTGACCTATCTGAAGGAGCGCGTTCAGTTTGACGTGCAGATTGGCTCATTCCAGGCATTGCAGCACCGTGCGGCACGTCTGTATGTGGAACTTGAGCTGCTGGAGAGCTGTGTGCTGGCAGCTTTCGAAGCCATTGATTCCGGTCTGGAGGCCAAGGTGCCCGAGCTGGTCAGTGTGGCCAAGGCCAAGGCCTCTGACTTGTGCGAGAAGCTGTGCAACGAGGCGATCCAGTTGCATGGCGGCATCGGGGTGACGGATGAACTGGATATTGGCCTGTTCTTCAAGCGGGCACGCGTTTTGCAGCGCCTGCTGGGCGACGGTGGCTATCACCGCAACCGCTTTGCACAATTGAAAGGTTTCTGA
- a CDS encoding dienelactone hydrolase family protein, which produces MQILTGKWAAPLGAAALSLMSSAASGQHLFDALPPLPKVAPLMAPTELHGDTQGDIRFKSSSPYDLDVLLGQPAKAEATMGMGKLFLPKGASEKKQVPAMVVLPGGAGAIPGRESETAQMLADNGIAALLVDNFKPRGISEDMPYALKIMGTSEFDAVADAYAALKALNKHPAIDGWRIGVMGFSKGGIAARMSLDARIRDKLAPFIQPFALHVDFYGPCYALLQSRKTTGSPLLSFRAGEDASNDLVACAQQEKILREAGSEVSTVVYARAGHDWESDKPREMTNRPYLSGCTIEFNDKDFPVLNGQLLIPAGAQSDRQTRYRIRVQSGKALGDCVKVGYIAGRDETARSLAGKQLLQFLKVKFEQ; this is translated from the coding sequence ATGCAAATACTGACCGGAAAATGGGCGGCCCCTTTGGGTGCAGCAGCCTTGAGCCTGATGAGCAGTGCGGCATCAGGACAGCATCTGTTCGATGCTTTGCCTCCTTTGCCCAAGGTGGCTCCCTTGATGGCCCCGACGGAGCTGCACGGTGATACACAGGGCGATATCCGTTTCAAGTCCAGCAGCCCGTATGACCTCGATGTGCTGCTCGGTCAGCCTGCCAAGGCAGAGGCAACCATGGGTATGGGAAAGCTGTTCCTGCCAAAGGGGGCCAGCGAGAAGAAGCAGGTGCCGGCCATGGTTGTCCTGCCCGGTGGCGCGGGGGCCATTCCCGGGCGCGAGAGCGAAACGGCCCAGATGCTGGCCGACAACGGCATAGCTGCGCTGTTGGTCGATAACTTCAAGCCGCGTGGCATCAGCGAAGACATGCCTTATGCGCTCAAGATCATGGGTACCTCCGAGTTCGATGCCGTGGCCGATGCCTATGCCGCACTCAAGGCCTTGAACAAGCACCCTGCCATCGATGGCTGGCGTATCGGGGTGATGGGATTTTCCAAAGGCGGAATTGCGGCACGCATGAGCCTGGATGCACGCATTCGCGACAAGCTGGCGCCTTTCATCCAGCCCTTTGCCTTGCACGTGGACTTTTACGGGCCTTGCTATGCGCTGCTGCAGTCACGCAAGACCACGGGTTCGCCCCTGCTCAGCTTCAGAGCGGGGGAGGATGCATCGAATGATCTGGTGGCCTGTGCGCAGCAGGAAAAAATCCTGCGTGAGGCGGGCTCCGAGGTCAGTACCGTGGTTTATGCCAGAGCAGGCCATGATTGGGAAAGCGACAAGCCACGAGAGATGACGAATCGCCCCTACCTGTCCGGCTGCACGATAGAGTTCAATGACAAGGACTTTCCCGTCCTCAATGGCCAGTTGCTGATTCCCGCCGGGGCCCAATCCGACCGCCAGACCCGCTACAGAATTCGGGTGCAGAGCGGCAAGGCTCTGGGGGACTGCGTCAAGGTGGGCTATATCGCCGGGCGCGATGAAACAGCACGCAGTCTGGCCGGAAAGCAGTTGCTGCAGTTTCTCAAGGTAAAGTTCGAGCAGTAG
- a CDS encoding nuclear transport factor 2 family protein yields the protein MQTATSTLEQVLLEHALAQTLTRYATACDTRNWDLLQQVFTPDCTTVYGGSYICEGIAKVRRMISTHLDGCGPTQHLLGNLEVDAGDPLRPLSRIQVRAAHQGLGQRSHLRYDAIGFYEDEWVRLPEGWRIQKRSMTMLLEIGERSVLQPGT from the coding sequence ATGCAGACCGCAACAAGCACGCTGGAGCAGGTTCTTCTTGAACATGCTCTGGCCCAGACCCTGACCCGCTACGCAACGGCCTGCGACACACGCAACTGGGACTTGCTGCAGCAGGTGTTCACACCTGACTGCACCACGGTCTACGGTGGCAGCTACATCTGCGAAGGGATCGCCAAGGTCCGCCGCATGATCAGCACCCACCTTGACGGCTGCGGCCCCACCCAGCATCTGCTGGGCAATCTGGAAGTCGATGCCGGCGACCCGCTGCGCCCGCTCAGCAGGATTCAGGTGCGAGCCGCGCATCAGGGACTGGGCCAGCGCAGTCATCTGCGCTACGACGCCATCGGCTTCTATGAAGACGAATGGGTAAGGCTGCCCGAAGGCTGGCGCATCCAGAAACGCAGCATGACCATGCTGCTTGAGATCGGTGAGCGCTCCGTGCTGCAGCCCGGTACCTGA
- a CDS encoding acyl-CoA dehydrogenase family protein encodes MTELETFKQEVAQWLEENCPASMRRPIVSEEMVWGSSRLQFLNEDQKLWFERMRDRGWFAPSWPREYGGGGLSPREARILDTEMARLGCRQPQYNLGVWMLGPVLVEVGTHEQKLEHLVPMMRGEQRWCQGFSEPNAGSDLASLKTSARRVTDEQGEAYIVNGGKIWTSDGDKGDWMYALVRTSSEGKKQDGISFLLIDMKSPGVTVKPIELISGKSSFCQVFFDDVRVPVRQLVGKEGEGWSLAKKLLQHERAAMSKFTEGGAPSHDALKTALPYMVDEQGQIRDAALREKLAGLLMDAQSFALTHRRVTEKALARQDVAGPSSIMKLVQTEQEVAKYELLEQALGLRGLGWDAGDDFTAAEIDVGRAWLRSKSYTIAGGSSEVQLNIIAKRVLELP; translated from the coding sequence ATGACGGAACTGGAAACATTCAAACAAGAAGTGGCGCAGTGGCTGGAGGAGAACTGCCCTGCGAGCATGCGCCGGCCCATTGTTTCAGAGGAGATGGTCTGGGGCAGCTCCAGGCTGCAGTTTCTGAATGAGGATCAGAAGCTGTGGTTCGAGCGCATGCGCGACCGTGGCTGGTTTGCGCCGTCATGGCCGCGTGAATACGGCGGTGGCGGCCTCTCTCCCAGGGAAGCCCGTATCCTGGACACGGAGATGGCTCGTCTTGGCTGCCGTCAGCCCCAGTACAACCTGGGCGTGTGGATGCTGGGTCCGGTCCTGGTGGAGGTGGGGACGCATGAGCAAAAGCTCGAGCATCTGGTTCCCATGATGCGCGGCGAGCAGCGCTGGTGCCAGGGCTTTTCCGAGCCCAATGCCGGCTCGGATCTGGCCAGCCTCAAGACCTCGGCCAGGCGGGTGACGGACGAGCAGGGCGAGGCCTATATCGTCAATGGGGGCAAGATCTGGACCTCGGACGGAGACAAGGGCGACTGGATGTATGCGCTGGTGCGCACCAGCAGCGAAGGCAAGAAGCAGGATGGCATCAGCTTTTTGCTGATCGACATGAAGAGTCCCGGCGTCACGGTCAAGCCCATAGAGCTGATCAGCGGCAAGTCCAGTTTCTGTCAGGTCTTCTTCGACGACGTGCGGGTGCCTGTGCGGCAGCTTGTGGGCAAGGAGGGCGAAGGTTGGTCGTTGGCCAAAAAGCTGCTTCAGCATGAGCGTGCTGCCATGTCCAAGTTCACGGAAGGTGGTGCGCCGTCGCACGATGCACTCAAGACCGCTTTGCCCTACATGGTGGACGAGCAGGGACAGATCCGCGATGCTGCGCTGCGCGAGAAGCTGGCAGGACTGCTGATGGATGCACAGTCTTTCGCCCTGACCCATCGTCGGGTGACCGAGAAGGCTCTGGCGCGTCAGGACGTTGCAGGCCCCTCCAGCATCATGAAGCTGGTGCAGACCGAGCAGGAAGTTGCCAAGTACGAACTGCTGGAGCAGGCGCTGGGCCTGCGCGGTCTGGGCTGGGATGCAGGCGACGACTTCACAGCAGCTGAGATCGATGTAGGTCGTGCATGGCTGCGCTCCAAGAGCTACACGATTGCCGGCGGAAGTTCGGAAGTGCAACTGAACATCATTGCCAAGCGAGTGCTGGAATTGCCCTGA